AATACATATTGATTTGGTTTTTCGGGGAATATTGGTTCTTCATTGTAGGGACTTGTATTTTTCGCAATGCTAATAATTTGATTGTGGTGGTCAATAAAGATCATATCCAAACTGAGGTATGTATCTTGCATCCAAAAGGAATGGTAATCTACATTGTTAAAAATGAACAGCATACCTTGATTATCTTCCATGTTTTCTCGGTATTTCAAGCCTTGCATCAGTTCCTTTTCTTTTTCGGCAATTTCAATGTCGAAAGAGGCTTTGAGATTGCCATCTAAACCTTTTATTTGCAGGGTTCCATCTTTTCTAAAGGAAGTAGAAGACTGAGCTTCTTGTTGGGGTATAGATTTTGGGCATCCCCCAAAAACAAGAATCAAGATTAGAACAACGGGAATATAGAGCTTATTTCTCATTTGCTTAGAACCATCTTTTTATTAATTGTACCCAAGGGCGTAATTAACTGGTAATAATAAATTCCAGAACTTACAAGCTGGTTGTGCTCATCTTTGCCATCCCAATTTGCAGTATGAACTCCAGCTGCCTTGTATGTATCCAAAATTTTCTTTACTAACTGACCCTTGGTGTTGTATATCGACAAAGTGATTAGGCTTCCTACAGGAAGGCTAAATCTTATTTGTGTATTGGGATTAAAAGGATTGGGATAATTCTGGTATAACATTGTATTGGCTTGAGGTGCCTGAATCTCATTTATGGATGCTGCTTCTACAGTTATAGCTGATAGATGTCCATTTATTTCTGTTAATACGATAAACTCCTCTGCCTCAGAATGAATCCGAAATGAAAGTTGTGCTGGAGATATTACATCGATGCGCGAATACTTGCCCTCGTCCATATGTTCAACTTCCATAAAAGCCGTATCTATAAAATATGAATATGCATAAGATACAGGGAAGGGAAACTCCCAATATTGGCTATGAATTAGAGATGGATCGGCAATATCAAAATTTAGTAAGCGGTATTCTGATTCGGGATCTTCTGAAACGGAATAGCTAAGCTCCGGTTCTGGAAGATCAAATGGTATTTGAGTTTGAGCAGGAAATCTAAAATTTGGATCTTGAGTGTAAAGGTAGATCTGATAGGCATCAATTGCGCGAATCCCATCAGTTTGGTCTACATCTGCACCGGGCATGTTCTCAACTTCAAGATAGTTTCCCACACAATGATCTAAAACGGAACTTACATCCATGCTAGTGATGACTCCATCGCCATCTGCGTCACCGAAAAGTATGTTGGCATTATTAGAACCCGAGACAACAAGGTCGTCAATGTAAATACCATCTTCATTTTCGAACCAATCGCTATGCAAGCGGAAGCGCAAATGAAGATTGGAGCCCACGAAGTTATCGAGGTTAAAGACTTGATTGGTCCAAGAAAACGCTTGTCCGGTAAATGAAGTGAGCTCACTCCAGTTTGTACCATCGGTTGACACCTCAACATAAACAAAGTCATAACCTTCTTCTAAATTCCATTTTGCCTTGAAGCTTAGAATCGGGTTTTGCACATTCTGCAATGAGATAGGATTTTGTAAGTGTATTTCTTTATTCCAATTGTTCCCATAGTTTCCAGAAGGTGAATCGGACAGTACGCCATTATTACCATCAAAAAGCAATGCCCAATTTGTGTCTCCAGTCCAATTGTTGAGATCACTTTCGAAATCATCGGAAAAAAGAGCTTCGCTAAGCACTATTGAAACATTGCCGCCCAACGTAGACTTTCGCAGACGCACCGGGGTATAGAAAGGGGGATTATCGGAGTTGTCGATTTGTAAAAGATAATGGCCTTCAAGAAGATTTGGAAAAATAAAACTTCCCTCGACATTAGCTTGTGCGCTTAATAGAGGTTCCGATAATATCTTTACTGTGGCGTTTGGTATAGGATATCCATCGCTATTGCGCACAATTCCCGCAAATGTCATCCATTCTGCTTGTTCTAAGCTTATATTGCAGGTTGTAAATCCTGTAGGGGGAACAGTTATATCAACAGTTTGTGGTAGATATCCTTGTGAAGATACCTCCAAGGTGTAGCTACCAGGCATGAGAATGCGGTGATAATCTCCCACAATGGGATCGTTGGTGATATCCTTGCCAGCATCAGATACTCTGATTACAGCAGGGATGGCCTCACCAGAGAAATTTGTAACAATTCCTTTTACTCCCTTTTGAGCGTATTCGATGTAAGATAACACCGATTCGCAGTTGTCTTCCCAAAAACCATCCAAAGTGTTAGCAGGAGGCCATTTGACATAGCTTATTTCTGCAGTAAGTTCAATATTACTGGTATAGGCATAATTCCAATCTTGCATACTGCCCTGTACTATATACCAAGTAGCGCCATTGGTAATGCCTTGGTCAAATTCTGTGCTATTGTACATTGGCATATTGTGCGAAGAATATGTTAGTGACATATCAATTAGTAGGTCATTATCTAAAGCAGGACTTATTGTGTAGTCCCAAGGATAGTTGATAACTAGCATTCCGCCGTGAAAGTTGATTCCAGAAACAAAATTATGCTCCGAACTAAAGTCCATCATAGCAATGGTTTCTGGAGCATGAGGAAAACCGTCTGGATTTGTTGCTCCACTTGGCGTGGGGAAGTTTCGGTTCAGATCCACTCCGACCGCGTTGTAACGAGTCTCATTCTCGTACCCATCCGGATTCATTAAAGGGCAAATCCAGAGTTCGGTATTATTAACGATATCCGAAATACGCGGGTCAATATTGTAGCCTTCAGTAAGATACTCTATCAAACGAAGCATCATTATGTATCCAACAGTTTCATCTCCATGCATGCTGGCAATTAGTTTTACTTCCGGTTCAGCTTCATTTATATTCACGTTATCCGATATTTTCATAAAGTAGAGAGGGTGATTGTTTACTGAGTTGCCAAACTCATACAACTGGCAAATATCTGGATATAACAGGGACTTAATTTCCATGAAATCTTGATAATCGGCTAAACTAAGATAGTAATTTAGGCTTTCTTTGGGATTTCCACTTTTACTACTTGGCATATTGTTGTCTTTGGGAATTGAATTGGGAATGGTTTGAGCATCAAAACCAGCGGCAAGAAGGCGATCGTGCTCTTGGTGATCTCTAACATAGGCAATAATGGTTCCATTACTACGGTTTACGCAATCGATACTTATATGTAAGGCATTGATGGTTTTAATATCCTTGTCTAAATTCCAGCTTTGGATTCGTACCGGGTAGCCGAAAGCAGCCACTAACAATAAGGTTGCCCACAGTAAAAGTAATAGCTTTTTCATAATGAGTCCTTTATCATACCGAAAGAGTGTTTATGTATACTACACGCAATTTATCTGCCGATTTGATACTAAAAAATGCCAGGCAACAGCTCACACATCTGGGCTTGCTTAATGCTGCTTCGTTCCCGACCTGACATGGTTCACATTCAGAAGTTGGCTGTACCTGGCTTGTGCAGCACATCTCAGATGTGTTTTTTTGTCAATTAAAAGATGACCCTTCTCAAAAGGCAACTTACAGAAAATATTGATTATATGGAGCATAAAACTTAGAAAACTACACTCAGGTTTATTGCGCTTCTTACATCTATCGCTTCTAAGTTTTCAGAAATTGGAGTAAGGCTAAATTCTATGAAAGAAGCATTGTTAAATGTCCAATAGATACCAGCTGAAAGCGAATATTCCTTCCATGTACCCCAGCTAATTCTGGGGGCAATACTATAATAGAAATTGTCGATATCGTGTTTTAATGTAATACCGACTATGTAGTTTCTGTTTTTGTTATTTATGTTATAAAATTCATCCTGCTTATCTGCGTACTGGTTTTCTTCATAGGAAAATTCCATATTGCTGGAAAAGGCAGAGCCAGAATTTTTCCGATATGGGTTTTGAAGCCAAACATCATCACCAGATCTGGCTATGTAAGGATAGCTATCAAAGATCAAGTTGAATTTGCAACCAAGTTGTCGGTACAGTTTGGCTGTGCGGATGCTTGAGTAAAGAAAATCTGTATAATCGGTTCGAATCTGGTAGCTTTGTATAAAAGCTATTCGATCTCCTAAAAGAATCTCTGCCTCAGGAAACAAGGTAAAACTCTGCATTTCATGATTGTTTGCCGACAGCATAGAGTTTAAATATACATCTTCCCGAATAGAGTAATTGAACCAATTAGAAAGCCGAATGAAATTCTTGTAATAGTGTTTCCAGCCAAGACGGGCACTGCGCGTACGCAAATCGTTATCCCATTTTTTATTTGAAGGAAAGCTGGTAATCTGTAAATTGATACTCAATCCAGCAAAAAGTGAATCACTGGGGCTGTATTCCCAGCCGGTATTTGCATTCAAGGTACGGTTTTCGATATTGCGAGTGTTTTCGAGAATGTTAAAACCCTTGTAGGCAAAATTGTGGGAAGCACCGATATCAAGCTGCAAATTACTAGTAATCTCATAGCCCAATTTGATGTCTAAATCGTTGTAAAACTCTCCATTATTGCGAATAGTATTTTCTTTTAAACGAATGCGTCTCTCGTTATAGTTTTCTGAAAGCTGCAATGCTATCTTGTTATGTGGGTTATACTCTAGAAATCCATATACGCCCATGCCGCTACGCTTTTGCTCGTCTTGCTTGCTATATGAGCTTCGGGTTTGATTTAGGCTTTGCTCTAAGGTGTAGATATTGTCTAAACGTTGATTCAAGCTAAAACTGCTTTCCCAATACATGTTATGCGCTTCTCCATTTAGGTCTGCAGTGGCAGAAAAATCTCGATAAGACTCCCAATTCATTTCTTTCTTTTCATAGTTGGCTCTAAACCCCGCATTTACAATGTTACTAATATATCGGTATGAAGAGTGTGCTAGAACCTGAAAACCATCACTCGAGCGGTGGCTTTCTTGAATGTATCTATCTTTTTCATTGCGAATAATGCCGTTAGTCGCAAGCCCAAGAAAGAGGCTATCAATAGGAGTCCAGTCTAGCCTGTAGCCCAATTTGCCATTCTTGTTTACATAAGCCACAGGCTCTAAATCACTTGTATCGAAATATGATTCATAGTCCATTAAAAGCGTGTGACTAAAGTGTTTAGAAGAATAAGCTATAGAACTGCCCAACATGGAGCGACGTGTTTCTTGGTGGAAGTTAAGTCTATCTTCCCAAGAACTTTGCCCCAAAATACTAATTCTATTTTTTTCATAGGGGCTTACATTGTATTGAAAAAGAGATTCCAAAATCCTTACATTGTCACTATTGTAGTGATAGAATTCTATCCCCCTTGTTTGAGATAACAGCCTGCAACTAAAGCTGAGCAATAGTATTACTAAGCAGAATAAAATCTTTCTCATCTAAGGTCTCGGCTCGGCGGCTAAAATCCATATCAGTTTTCATTTCTAGATTGCTCAATACATTTTTTCCCAAGACTGGAAGCAGGTTATTTCTTAAGGTTTTACGGCGATGAGCAAAGGCTGCTGTCAAGACTTTCTCAAAAATTTTGGGATGCATTATATCGGGTTTAGTTGTTCTGGCATTCATTACAATAACAGCAGAATCTACTTTGGGGATGGGATCAAAATATTGACGATTTACAAAAAAAGCAGTTTTTACGTTATAGCAAAGACCAATTTTGAGCGTTAAGGGGCCATACTCTTTTTTGCCTGGTTTTGCAGATAAGCGCTGAGCTACTTCTTTTTGAACCATCAATACAACAAGAGGAAAGTATTGTGCATGCTTTTGAATCTCGTATAATAGGGGAGATGTAATTTGATAGGGGATATTGGCAATAATCTTAATAGGTAAAGAGCCCATGGAGATTTGATGAAGCCAGTTAAGCTTTAAAATGTCTGTAAGAATTAGATCTATCTTATTGCCAAAGCTTTCACCAAGGATTCTTGCCATTCGTTTATCCAGCTCAAAAGCTTCCAAAGTAGCGCCACGAGAAATAATCTCTTTACTTAAGATTCCTGTGCCAGGCCCTATTTCCCATATCCTCTCATGAGTTTTGATATCCCCCAAATCCGCAATCTGAGCGGCAATACCGCTATCGGTAAGAAAATGTTGCCCCAGTTCCTTAATTGCTTTCAAGTTTTAGCTTATTGCTAGAAAGGGAGAGCATTGCTCTCCCCAAGTTGATTGGCTTCATTACGCCGTTAGTTTATCTGCAGGAGTGCTCTTGCATATCTTGCAAACCTTAACGGTTTTATCCCCTGCTTTTATTTCGTACATCAGTTTAACGCCGGTACGATGACAATGAGGGCATTCGCCACGACCATGATAAGGCATACTTCTCAGTGTTTTACCGCGGTTATTCTTCGCCATATGGAACTCCTTATTTCAATACTCAATAAATATCTTATGAGAGTGCCATTTTTGATAAAGTGCCGTTACGGTCAATGTTTATTTTCTAAAATAGCTCTTTTATCAGCTCATCCGGCTCAAGGCGAAAATGTGAATTTCTACCTTCAAAAAAGTGGTGTACTCTTATCAGATGGATATTCAAAGCAGAGAAAGTGAAACATTTTCCCGATTTCTTGTTCGTTACAGTAGTATAGCTTTTTCGGTAGATTCCTTGGTGCATAAAGGGGCAGGGTAAATATCCTCGCACAACTTCAGTTTCCACTTCATATATCTCATCCACTGTAGTGATGCTTTGAAATGCATCAAAGCTTTGCTGCTGAAAATACTCTAATCTGTCGGCTATTTCTTCGGCAGATTTGCCAATTTTTTCCAAAGTGATCTCATCATCTGCAATTATCTGTGTAAAATCTCTGTTATCAGTTCCCAAAAATCCACCATATGTAATCACCCCGGGTTGCATTTTGGCTGTAATCTTGGATTCAATCGGAGTCTTTTTCATAATATCACCCAAAACTGTCGTAGTAGATTTTATCCTCAGATATGCCATACTCAATTAATGACTGGGTTACAGCATTAATCATACCGGGGCTGCCGCATAAATATGCTTCGGTATTCTTAGGATCGCGAATGGCATCCTTGAAATATGGCATTACAAAACCCGTTTTTCCTTTCCAGTTCTCTTCTGGGCTGGCATGGGACAGTACGGGTATATAAGTAAAGTCTTCAAATTCTTGTTCAAAATCCCGAAATTCCTCAGTGAGATACAGATCTTTGGTTGTTCGGGCACCAAAGAAATAGGTCATTTTTCTACTTGTTCCTACCTCCTTAAGATGTTCTAACATAGATTTGATTGGTGCTTTTCCTGAACCACCGGCGACAAAGAGAATATCTGCGTTTGTATCGCGCAAATAGAAATCTCCATAGGGACCGGTGAAATTGACTTTGTCACCTACTTTTATGAATTTATGCACCCATGTACTGCAGATACCTTCTGGAACTAAGCGTATTATCAGTTGGATGCGGTCATTTACCTCAGGTTTAGAAGAAATTGAATAAGCCCTCATAACTCTTTGTTTTACTTTATCATAAGGCTCAGTTTCTAATTGGACATACTGTCCTGCTTTAAAATCAATTCTTTCGTTATTGAGCAACTTAAAAATGATACCCTTTATATCGTATGTGTAATCTATGATTTCTTCAATTTCAGAATGATAGCGCCGGATATTAAAAATTTCATCGGGGATTTGAATGTTAATATCGGTTTTAACTTTTATTTGGCAACCAAGACGTATATTATCTGCTTGTTCTTGTTTGCTTAAAAGTGGTTTTTCTGTGGGTAAAAGCGGGCCTCCCCCTTCGGTAACCTTGCATTTGCATGCTCCGCAAGAACCCCTGCCACCGCAGGCAGAAGGTAGAAAAATCTGCTTATCGCTAAGAGTTGCCAATAATGTATTGCCACCCTTTACTGTAATATCCCGTTTGTTATTGATGTTTAAATTAACTTCTCCATAGTTGCTTAACCAGCGTTGTGCCAATACCATGATAAAAGCCAGGATAACCGCTATCACGCTCATTAAAGCAATATCTACAAGTATTCTTTGCAGCATCCCAACTCCTTATTGTATTTGAACTATGCCAGAGAATCCAACAAATCCCAGAGCCATGATTCCAGTAATAATTAGACTGATACCAGCTCCACGAAGTCCAATTGGTACTAGCTTTTCTTTCAGTTTTCTTCTTATGCCGGCTAGCATCATTATTGCTAATAGCCATCCTATGCCGCTACCGGCACCAAAGGCTACTGCCTGAATAAAACTATAGTTCCGAATTACCATGAATAAACTTACACCAAAGATCGCACAATTCACGGTTATAAGCGGTAAAAAGATGCCCAGCGTGTAGTAAAGGGCGGGAGCGTAACGCTCAATTAGGAGTTCTAAGAATTGAACAAAAGCTGCTATTACAATAATAAACACAATGTATTGCAAATACACAATGCCAAATGGAACCAGAACATAATAGTATACCAGCCAGTTTAGAGCTGAGGTAATAGTTAAAACAAAGATTACAGCAGTTCCTAAGCCTAGAGCAGATTCTATCTCTCTGGATACAGAAAGATACGAACACATACCCAAGAAATTTGTTAGTAAGATGTTGCTGGTGAAGATAGCTGCCCAAAATAATACAAATGCACTTATATCCATTATGCTTTCGCCTTATAATAATGTGTGTTGATGATCCAGATAAATATGGCAAGCAAGAAAAATGCGCTGGGTGCCATAACCATGATACTCCATTTTGTCCACCACGTTCCCAATACTTGAAATCCGAATATAGTGCCAAACCCAAAGAGTTCTCGAATAAATGAGATTACCAGTAATACTAAAGCATATCCAATGCCCGCTCCAATTCCATCTACAAATGATGCAATTGGTTCATTCTGAGAAGCGAAGGCCTCGGCTCTACCCATCAGGATGCAATTTGTAATAATCAAGCCAACATAAGGTCCCAATTGCTTGCTAATTTCGGGCAGGTTGGCTTTTAGAAATATATCCACAATGATAACATAGGAGGCTATGATTAAGGTTTGCACCATCATTCGGATGCTGCGCGGAGTCCAATTACGGATTAAAGATATCGTAAAGTTTGCCAATGCTAATACGAATATTACGCCCAATCCCATTATTAAGCTATTTAGCATTAGGTTTGTTACAGCTAACGCAGAGCAAATACCTAAAATTTGTCGCCAGATCGAGTTTTCTTTGAATGCAGCATTAATAAATATTTCTTTCTTGTTCATAAATCGTTATTCCGTAGATATTTATATATATAATTTATCTCATCACGAAGCATCTTGATTACAGAATCTGAAGTAATGGTAGCTCCTGTTACTCGCTTTAATTGACCATCGTTTTCTGGTTCTTGGGTTTCGGCAATAAACTCATATTTGCGCGTAACATCACCTGGTGCATCTGGCTCTGTAACAAAAAGTCTATTTCTAAACTGAGCTAAGAACCACTCTTCTTCAATACGGGCACCTAAACCGGGTGTTTCTTGCTGTTCAACAATGGCAAAATCTAAGATAGTTCTAAAATCTGTTGAAGTTGATACCAGTGCCTGCATGGTTCCCCAAAGCCCTTTACCGCCTATTTCAAAGCAAAAAGCAACGGTGCTATCTGCCACTACAGCACGATAAGCATTTCTGCCAAGATTTTTGTTATTTATCTTATAAACATATTTTTCGTAAGACTCAGGGTATTGTGCCAGTATCTTATCTGCTTTGCTGCCAGTTGTTTCTGCTATTTTGGCCGATAATGTACTAAGGATACGTTTCTGGTATGTGTTTTGACGATGAGCTTCTATCTTAGATTCACTTGTGCGGAAGGCAATACTGAGAATACCGGCAAATATCAATACCATAATTAACATAAATACAATTGGGAAAAGAAAGCTATCCTTCATTTTTTCCCCACTTTTTCTAGACCATACTCAACCAGCGGCATGAGGGTATTGGTTAGCAGTAAAGCAAACATAAAGCCCTCAGCAAAAAGAGAGTACTTGCGTATGAATACAGTTAAAAAGCCAATCAGCAAACCATAAATCCAAATTCCCCACTTTCCTTTTGGACTCGATACCGGATCGGTTACCATAAACACAATACCAAACATAGCACCACCGCTCAACAGGAAGAACAGTGGATTTGTTCCAGGATAGAATATCAAGTTAAACACAAGCAAGGAAATGCTTGTGGCAAGCATTGGCTGCCATTTGGCTGTTTTAGTTACTAAAAGATAGATCCCAGCGAGGATAATGAGCAATGCAGAAGTTTCTCCAGCCGAGCCAGATACAAATCCTGTAAATGTCTCTGCTATTCCGTAAATTGCCTCATTGGAAGTGCGAAAACTGTTCAGTATTGTTGCTCCAGTTTGCATGGATGAGTCGGCTGTCCAACGTACAAATCCACCAGGGAAATCATTAATCAAATATGGTTTAAGCCAAGATATCGTCATCTGATTTGGGAAAGAGATATATACAAAGGTACGCCCTAGTATAGCAGGATTAAAGATATTGGCTCCAAATCCACCAAACACCATTTTCCCAAAGACAATTGATACTACTCCCGCTAAAGCAGATATCCATAATGGAATAGTGGGCGGAAGAGTTAATGCAACTAGAGTTCCTGTTACAAAAACTGCCATCGAAACCTTACCCGGTTTTTTATTCTTTACAAACAGGTATTCACTAATATATGCTGCTACATTGGCAGCTATTACAACTGCCAATACTCTCCAACCAAACAAATAAACGGCAAACAAGATGATTGGTATTAGGGAATATAGAACCCTATTCATCATCTGCTGCTTCAGGATTCTTTCAAACATAAAAAAGATTTTCCTTCTTTTCTTTTATTATAATATAACCCATAACTATATGCCGTGTCAATAGTAAAGATTCGAAATTGAATCTTTATCTTACTCAAATGTTGTTTGCAAATGAGGAAAGATTTGCGATATTCGATTGTGACACACAGAATAAAGAGGCAATAATGAGTATTATCAAAACTTTTTCTTTGTGGATTATTTTATAAGGTGTTTCCGATATTTTCATTAATGAGATCGCAAACTGTTCATAGTGTTTTCTTATACTCATTTTTGGCTTTTATTCTTAGAAACTTACTCTCAAAATGCTTAAACACCAAAACGCAAGAAGCTCAGCAAGCCTAGTATGCTACTATCTTGATAAGTGTAAACAGATAAGCAATATTTAAGCAGAGCTATTTTTAAAACAAATCGCTATTACAGATTTGGATACAACTCAATATGATATTCGGTCCAAACAATTCTTAAAGGTCAGCTATCTGCTTGGTTAGCAAGTCCACTTTTGTTCGCACTTCAAGGTGCTTTTCTTTCTCTTTTTCTACTACTTCTGTCTTTGCATTGGCAATGAAATTAGGATTAGATAGTTTTCTAGCAATGCCATCCAACTCTTTTTGTAGTTTTTCCAATTGCTTATTCAGGCGTGCTTTTTCCTGCTTCGGATCAATCAATCCTGTCAGAGGAATGAATATCTCAAGATTGCGCACAACTGCGCTCATTGCAGGCTTAGGTTTGGCAGCATCCATCCCGGATACTATCTCTTCCACTCTGGCCAGACGGTTCAGATAATTCTCATAGCTTTGAAACAATGTATTCTGGGCAATATCTGCAGTACGAACCACAATTTTAACTTCCCTAGAAGGAGGCAGATTCAATTGTTTGCGTAGATTACGGATAGCAGTGATACTCTCTTGCATCAAACTCATTTCGTCATTGATAGCAAGATCGATTAAGTTATTGTTCGCAATAGGGAATTTGGCGATTATTAGCGCTTCTTCCTCCATCGGGAAGTGTGTCTTGATGGATTGCCAGATCTCTTCGCTAATAAAGGGCATGATCGGGTGCAAAAGCCTCATTCCTGCTTGCATAACATCAAGTAGGATATATTTTGTGGTAAGCTTACCGGGCATTGGTGCGCCTTCTTTCAGGCGGTCTTTGCTGAGCTCGATATACCAACTGCAGAATTCATCCCATAAGAATTGAAAAATGCATTGCGCAGCGTCATTTAAGCGCAAATTTTCATAATGATCCCCTGCTTCGCGACAAACCTCATTGAGGCGGGATAGAATCCAACGGTCAGCCAATTCCAGTTCGAGGTTATCAACTGCGGGCAAACCATTGATGCTCTGGATATTCATCATGATAAAACGGTAGGCATTCCAGATTTTATTGGCAAAATTTCGTCCACCTTCCAAAATGGCATCGCTATAAACTACATCAGCACCTTTTGGAGTATTAAAGATCATGGAAAAGCGCAAAGCATCTGCGCCCACATGCTCTATGATATCGATGGGATCGGGAGAATTACCCAGAGATTTACTCATCTTACGCCCAATTTCGTCTCTTACCGTTCCATGTAGTAAGACCGTCTCGAAGGGAATCACTTTTTTAAAGTGTAGCGTACTCATAATCATCCGCGCCACCCACAAATAGATAATCTCAGGTGCTGTAATCAACACATTGGTAGGCAAGAAACGCTTTAAATCCTCGCTATCGTCCGGCCAGCCCATCGTAGAAAAAGGCCATAGCCAGCTGGAAAACCAAGTATCTAATACATCTTCATCTTGGCGAATCTTAGTGGATTTGCATTTAATACAAGCACTTGGCGCTTCCTTAGTCACCATCATTTCGCCGCAATCCTCGCAATAGTACGCGGGAATGCGATGTCCCCACCAGATCTGTCGCGAAATGCACCAATCCCGGATGTTGTTCATCCAGTGCATATAAACCTTGGTCCAGCGTTCAGGTTGGAAACGAACCTCGCCTTTTTCAACCACCGCAATGGCTTCACGAGCCAATGGTTCCATCTTCACGAACCATTGATCTGAGAGATAGGGTTCTATTACAGTATCGCAACGATAGCAATGGCCCACAGCGTGTTCATGCTTCTCGGTCTTTTCTAAAAGACCTTGAGCGGAAAGCAGTTCCAATACTTTATTTCGGCAAGCATAGCGTTCCATGCCGGCAAAGTCCGCACCAGCGGCCTCGTTCATAATACCGTGCTCATCCATTACCAAAAGCTGCTGCAGATCGTGCCTTCTGCCGATCTCAAAATCGTTGGGATCGTGAGCTGGAGTAACTTTTACACAACCAGTGCCAAAATCTTTATCAACATAATCATCGGCAATGATGGGGATACGGCGATTAGCGAGAGGTAGGATCAAATCTTTA
This is a stretch of genomic DNA from Candidatus Cloacimonadota bacterium. It encodes these proteins:
- a CDS encoding FMN-binding protein — protein: MKDSFLFPIVFMLIMVLIFAGILSIAFRTSESKIEAHRQNTYQKRILSTLSAKIAETTGSKADKILAQYPESYEKYVYKINNKNLGRNAYRAVVADSTVAFCFEIGGKGLWGTMQALVSTSTDFRTILDFAIVEQQETPGLGARIEEEWFLAQFRNRLFVTEPDAPGDVTRKYEFIAETQEPENDGQLKRVTGATITSDSVIKMLRDEINYIYKYLRNNDL
- a CDS encoding RnfABCDGE type electron transport complex subunit D — encoded protein: MFERILKQQMMNRVLYSLIPIILFAVYLFGWRVLAVVIAANVAAYISEYLFVKNKKPGKVSMAVFVTGTLVALTLPPTIPLWISALAGVVSIVFGKMVFGGFGANIFNPAILGRTFVYISFPNQMTISWLKPYLINDFPGGFVRWTADSSMQTGATILNSFRTSNEAIYGIAETFTGFVSGSAGETSALLIILAGIYLLVTKTAKWQPMLATSISLLVFNLIFYPGTNPLFFLLSGGAMFGIVFMVTDPVSSPKGKWGIWIYGLLIGFLTVFIRKYSLFAEGFMFALLLTNTLMPLVEYGLEKVGKK
- a CDS encoding valine--tRNA ligase; translated protein: MEINKTYSPQDIEKKWYKHWEKSGFFAPRGEGKPFTILIPPPNVTGILHMGHVLNNTLQDVVVRYHRMNGEPTLWLPGVDHAGIATQNVVEKQLAKEGKNRHQIGREALVEKIWQWKHEKGGIIIDQLKLLGASCDWDRQRFTMDDMLSRAVKEVFVSLYESGLIYKGKYIINWCPRCVTALANDEVEHSNEEGKLWHIRYPYADGSGYVTVATTRPETMLGDVAVAVNPADDRYKNMIGKDLILPLANRRIPIIADDYVDKDFGTGCVKVTPAHDPNDFEIGRRHDLQQLLVMDEHGIMNEAAGADFAGMERYACRNKVLELLSAQGLLEKTEKHEHAVGHCYRCDTVIEPYLSDQWFVKMEPLAREAIAVVEKGEVRFQPERWTKVYMHWMNNIRDWCISRQIWWGHRIPAYYCEDCGEMMVTKEAPSACIKCKSTKIRQDEDVLDTWFSSWLWPFSTMGWPDDSEDLKRFLPTNVLITAPEIIYLWVARMIMSTLHFKKVIPFETVLLHGTVRDEIGRKMSKSLGNSPDPIDIIEHVGADALRFSMIFNTPKGADVVYSDAILEGGRNFANKIWNAYRFIMMNIQSINGLPAVDNLELELADRWILSRLNEVCREAGDHYENLRLNDAAQCIFQFLWDEFCSWYIELSKDRLKEGAPMPGKLTTKYILLDVMQAGMRLLHPIMPFISEEIWQSIKTHFPMEEEALIIAKFPIANNNLIDLAINDEMSLMQESITAIRNLRKQLNLPPSREVKIVVRTADIAQNTLFQSYENYLNRLARVEEIVSGMDAAKPKPAMSAVVRNLEIFIPLTGLIDPKQEKARLNKQLEKLQKELDGIARKLSNPNFIANAKTEVVEKEKEKHLEVRTKVDLLTKQIADL